A region of Plantactinospora sp. BC1 DNA encodes the following proteins:
- a CDS encoding thymidylate synthase → MIVLTADSASELFTAACQAVLLNGRAASPRDHATTEVIGAHLCLTNPRRRIVHVPPARVINPAFTVAEALWILSGSDDPWIFDYNDNLRQYADDGVLRGAYGPRLRRWGGRIDQLDATIDQLDAVRRQLHADRNSRRAVIQLYDPSRDHRGYRDVPCTLGYRFFIRQGRLAMHTSMRSQDLWLGFPYDIFTTTLIHELMAGWLGVDLGEYHHHVDSLHLYANNTEAAAACLHGLPGDAELPPVTVSWPDLDTLLQRVISGATASTDGPTWDAFGRTLSSYRSWKAGDRDQARKLAAATPDPLGHALSSWYDRLAPTVATATQDARG, encoded by the coding sequence ATGATCGTTCTTACCGCCGACTCGGCCAGCGAACTCTTCACCGCCGCCTGCCAGGCCGTACTACTCAACGGTCGCGCCGCATCCCCACGCGACCACGCCACCACCGAGGTCATCGGCGCCCACCTCTGCCTGACGAATCCCCGACGACGCATCGTCCACGTACCACCAGCCCGCGTGATCAACCCGGCCTTCACCGTTGCCGAGGCGCTGTGGATCCTCTCCGGCTCCGACGACCCATGGATCTTCGACTACAACGACAACCTCCGCCAGTACGCAGACGACGGCGTGCTCCGCGGCGCCTACGGCCCACGACTGCGCCGGTGGGGCGGCCGGATCGACCAGCTCGACGCCACGATCGACCAACTCGACGCCGTACGACGCCAACTGCACGCCGACCGGAACTCCCGGCGAGCGGTCATCCAGCTCTACGACCCGTCCCGCGACCACCGGGGATACCGCGACGTGCCCTGCACCCTCGGCTACCGCTTCTTCATCCGCCAGGGCCGGCTCGCAATGCACACCAGCATGCGCAGCCAGGACCTGTGGCTCGGCTTCCCCTACGACATCTTCACCACGACCTTGATTCACGAGTTGATGGCCGGCTGGCTCGGCGTCGACCTGGGCGAATACCACCACCACGTCGACTCCCTGCACCTCTATGCCAACAACACCGAAGCGGCCGCCGCATGCCTGCACGGTCTGCCCGGCGACGCCGAACTGCCGCCGGTCACCGTGTCGTGGCCGGACCTGGACACCCTTCTCCAACGCGTGATCTCCGGCGCCACCGCCTCAACCGACGGGCCGACCTGGGACGCCTTCGGCCGGACCCTCAGCAGCTACCGATCCTGGAAGGCAGGCGACCGGGACCAGGCGCGGAAGCTGGCCGCCGCCACCCCCGACCCACTCGGCCACGCGCTCTCAAGCTGGTACGACCGCCTCGCCCCGACCGTCGCCACAGCCACGCAGGACGCACGAGGATGA
- a CDS encoding carbamoyltransferase C-terminal domain-containing protein: MRARPDSRHADVVLGLCAYTHDSAAALLVNGHLIGFAEEERLDGVKHSKAYPANAVAWLLAEAGLTADQVTTVAYNFDGRRYLPALGQLPAHLAASVTRARAVPRARSFLTVRRRYQARMRDLSRRFPHARLRPIQHHRAHALYAFLSAGVDDAAVLIVDSLGELQTTTSWHAAQHDARPFRLALHDAVDDPASLGYAYGAVTEHLGWRRGDEEGTVMALAALGNPERFHDLMSRAIRLTENAFTLDPTLLPLRVLSSRYGRITPAFAAATCPPRLPGAPVELVHADLAAALQERTEQVMLHLAQRAARLTGSGLLCLGGGVAMNCVAAGLIAQAGIVDEVHVPPAPGDSGTAIGAAAAAWLDTTGRPPTGVEQRCYLGPAYPKLTLHTEPRPGLAAERLDDPVHHLAQRLASGAIVGLFAGPLEAGPRALGNRSILASPLSPGVVDRLNATVKFREPFRPFAPVILADKAADYVQLRQPSPYMSIAAPVTDLTRTYLPAIVHANGTARAQTVTHAQHPFLADVLTAFGQITGHPVLINTSLNVKGKPICGTPDMALACLTATGLDALLIEGWWVTKC, from the coding sequence ATGAGGGCGCGACCGGACAGCCGCCACGCCGACGTCGTGCTGGGCCTGTGCGCGTACACGCACGACTCGGCCGCCGCGCTCCTGGTCAACGGACACTTGATCGGCTTCGCCGAAGAGGAGCGACTCGACGGGGTCAAGCACAGCAAGGCATACCCAGCCAACGCCGTCGCCTGGCTTCTGGCCGAGGCTGGGCTGACCGCGGACCAGGTGACGACAGTCGCGTACAACTTCGACGGCCGCCGCTACCTGCCCGCTCTCGGTCAACTGCCCGCACATCTGGCCGCCTCCGTGACTCGCGCCCGGGCGGTGCCCCGTGCTCGCAGCTTCCTCACCGTCCGCCGCCGCTACCAGGCCAGGATGCGGGACCTGTCCCGACGGTTCCCGCACGCCCGGCTCCGCCCGATACAGCACCACCGCGCGCACGCCCTCTACGCCTTCCTCTCCGCCGGGGTGGACGACGCGGCCGTTCTGATCGTGGACAGCCTCGGCGAACTCCAGACCACCACCAGCTGGCACGCCGCACAGCACGACGCCCGACCCTTCCGACTCGCCCTGCACGATGCGGTCGACGACCCCGCATCGCTCGGCTACGCCTACGGCGCCGTCACCGAGCACCTGGGCTGGCGTCGGGGTGACGAGGAAGGCACAGTGATGGCACTGGCCGCGCTCGGCAACCCGGAACGCTTCCACGACCTGATGAGCCGAGCGATCCGCCTCACCGAGAACGCCTTCACCCTCGACCCGACCCTGCTGCCGCTGCGGGTGCTCTCCAGCCGGTACGGCCGGATCACACCGGCGTTTGCCGCCGCCACCTGCCCGCCCCGCCTGCCGGGCGCACCGGTCGAACTCGTGCACGCCGACCTGGCCGCCGCACTCCAGGAACGGACCGAGCAGGTGATGCTGCACCTGGCCCAGCGAGCCGCCCGGCTGACCGGGTCCGGCCTGCTCTGCCTCGGTGGCGGCGTGGCGATGAACTGCGTCGCCGCCGGACTCATCGCCCAGGCCGGCATCGTCGACGAGGTGCACGTACCGCCCGCGCCCGGAGACTCCGGCACCGCCATCGGCGCGGCAGCAGCCGCCTGGCTCGACACCACCGGCCGGCCACCCACCGGCGTCGAACAGCGCTGCTACCTCGGCCCGGCGTACCCGAAGCTGACCCTGCACACCGAACCGCGCCCCGGCCTGGCCGCCGAACGCCTGGACGATCCGGTCCACCACCTTGCCCAGCGGCTCGCCAGTGGGGCGATCGTCGGGCTCTTCGCCGGCCCGCTGGAGGCCGGGCCACGCGCGCTGGGCAACCGGTCCATCCTCGCCTCACCCCTCTCACCCGGCGTCGTGGACCGGCTCAACGCCACCGTGAAGTTCCGCGAACCGTTCCGGCCGTTCGCCCCGGTCATCCTCGCTGACAAGGCGGCCGACTACGTCCAGCTGCGTCAACCCTCGCCGTACATGTCCATCGCAGCCCCCGTCACCGACCTGACCCGCACCTACCTACCCGCGATCGTCCACGCCAACGGCACCGCCCGGGCGCAGACCGTCACCCACGCACAGCATCCGTTCCTCGCCGACGTCCTGACCGCGTTCGGCCAGATCACCGGACACCCCGTCCTGATCAACACGTCGCTGAACGTCAAGGGCAAACCAATCTGCGGTACTCCGGACATGGCGCTCGCCTGCCTCACCGCAACCGGCCTGGACGCTCTGCTCATCGAAGGCTGGTGGGTGACCAAGTGCTGA
- a CDS encoding XRE family transcriptional regulator, with protein MAERRYPPNRRLAWERLQRGWSYEEITERIRSEMSRAGETDTGLNANTVRRWEIGERWPDPRYRKHLVAILGKPASDLGLLTPDELAVRPEAETLHEFRRLWDMLTGDDNGNGWDRASVLRALVGASMLPLVAPLLSLDPDAAHADGKTVDPDAYRQIVRCQRELYWTSPARPLYEAAYAHTQLGIGLLRAATGTSRASLASALAESALLTARLAFFDLSQPAIAERCYDVALAATREAGDHALAVAVLGHTAFIPAFGHDPASARPLIDAAIQHTWHGVSPMVRSWLHCVASEVEARVGAAAASRRHIDLAAGAIDGDSTPPEWLDFYDNGRLHSFAGYAALASGDHREAAGQLDQALVGLTGTSAKQRSVVLADLATANGSDGDRAADYLNQAVDALHIDWYGTGLDRVRAVRPLLGDSRHGAQLDERIAALTVGRAALPGS; from the coding sequence ATGGCGGAGCGGCGCTATCCCCCGAACCGGCGGCTCGCGTGGGAGAGACTCCAACGCGGGTGGTCGTACGAGGAGATCACTGAACGAATCCGTAGTGAGATGAGCCGCGCCGGCGAGACCGATACTGGGCTGAACGCCAACACTGTCCGACGCTGGGAGATCGGCGAGCGGTGGCCGGACCCGCGCTACCGCAAACACCTCGTCGCGATCCTCGGCAAGCCAGCGAGCGACCTCGGCCTGCTCACTCCCGACGAGCTGGCCGTACGCCCGGAGGCGGAAACACTGCACGAGTTCAGGAGGTTGTGGGACATGCTCACCGGAGACGACAACGGCAACGGTTGGGATCGCGCGTCCGTACTACGCGCGCTCGTCGGCGCCAGCATGCTGCCCCTGGTCGCGCCACTGCTGTCCCTCGACCCCGACGCCGCGCACGCCGACGGCAAGACTGTCGACCCGGACGCGTACCGGCAGATCGTGCGCTGCCAGCGGGAGCTGTACTGGACCAGCCCGGCCCGGCCGCTCTACGAGGCCGCCTACGCCCACACCCAGCTCGGCATCGGGCTCCTACGCGCCGCCACCGGCACCAGCCGCGCCAGCCTCGCCAGCGCCCTCGCGGAATCCGCTCTGCTCACCGCCCGGCTCGCCTTCTTCGATCTGAGCCAACCCGCCATCGCCGAACGCTGCTACGACGTCGCCCTCGCCGCCACCCGCGAGGCCGGCGACCACGCCCTGGCTGTGGCTGTTCTCGGCCACACCGCCTTCATTCCCGCCTTCGGTCACGACCCAGCCAGCGCTCGCCCGCTGATCGACGCAGCCATTCAACACACCTGGCACGGTGTCAGCCCCATGGTCCGCTCCTGGCTGCACTGCGTCGCCTCGGAGGTGGAGGCGCGGGTCGGAGCGGCAGCCGCGAGCCGTCGTCACATCGATCTGGCGGCAGGGGCGATCGACGGCGACTCCACCCCGCCCGAATGGCTCGACTTCTACGACAACGGCCGCCTGCACTCCTTCGCCGGCTACGCCGCTCTCGCCAGCGGCGACCACCGCGAAGCCGCCGGCCAACTCGACCAGGCGCTCGTCGGGCTCACCGGCACCAGCGCGAAGCAGCGCAGCGTCGTCCTTGCCGACCTCGCCACCGCTAACGGCAGTGATGGCGACCGGGCCGCCGACTACCTCAACCAGGCTGTCGACGCCCTGCACATCGACTGGTACGGCACCGGGCTCGACCGGGTCCGCGCCGTCCGGCCACTACTCGGCGACAGCCGACACGGTGCTCAGCTTGACGAACGCATCGCCGCTCTCACCGTCGGTCGAGCGGCTCTTCCGGGTAGTTAG
- a CDS encoding NAD(P)-dependent oxidoreductase: MFRVLVTGAAGFIGSHLVDALLARGLTVIGLDRRRLGEHALADENLAAAISNPSFTPCHLDLATDQLDDVVKGCDTVFHLAARPGVRQSWGSDFLDYAQTNVLGTHRLLDTCVRQGVRRLVFASSSSVYGPTNRPSREGDPTCPISPYGVSKLAAEHLCLAYARRPDSQLSVVALRYFTVYGPRQRPDMVIGRILFSAYTGFPMTLFGDGSQHREFTYISDVVTATIAAAHLDVRAAVVNVGGGASVSMRGVIDEASAVTGRQVPIKVVPAQPGDVPATAADLTRAGRLLGYWPTVGLHEGLARQAAWLVDLSRDRLATFTS; encoded by the coding sequence ATGTTCCGAGTCCTGGTGACCGGGGCGGCTGGGTTCATCGGCTCGCATCTGGTCGACGCGCTACTAGCCCGAGGCTTGACGGTGATCGGCCTGGACCGTCGCCGGCTCGGCGAGCACGCCCTCGCGGACGAGAACCTCGCCGCCGCAATCTCCAACCCGTCGTTCACGCCATGCCACCTGGACCTGGCCACCGATCAACTCGATGACGTGGTGAAGGGCTGTGACACCGTCTTCCACCTCGCCGCCCGGCCCGGCGTCCGTCAATCCTGGGGCAGCGACTTCCTCGACTACGCCCAGACCAACGTCCTCGGCACCCATCGACTCCTCGACACGTGCGTCCGGCAGGGCGTACGACGGCTGGTCTTCGCATCGTCGTCCAGCGTCTACGGCCCGACGAACCGGCCGAGTCGGGAGGGCGACCCGACCTGTCCGATATCCCCGTACGGCGTGAGCAAGCTCGCCGCCGAACACCTCTGCCTGGCCTACGCCCGCCGTCCCGACAGCCAACTCAGCGTCGTCGCACTCCGCTACTTCACCGTGTACGGGCCTCGGCAGCGACCCGACATGGTGATCGGTCGGATTTTGTTCTCCGCATACACCGGTTTTCCGATGACCCTATTCGGCGACGGCAGTCAGCACCGTGAGTTCACCTATATCAGCGACGTCGTCACCGCGACCATCGCCGCGGCTCATCTCGACGTCCGGGCCGCCGTCGTCAACGTCGGCGGCGGCGCGAGCGTGTCCATGCGGGGCGTCATCGACGAAGCGTCAGCGGTCACCGGCCGGCAGGTACCGATCAAGGTGGTACCCGCGCAGCCGGGCGATGTTCCGGCGACCGCAGCCGACCTGACCCGCGCCGGCCGGCTGCTCGGCTACTGGCCCACCGTCGGCCTGCACGAGGGACTCGCCCGGCAGGCCGCCTGGCTGGTCGACCTGTCCCGCGACCGGCTCGCCACCTTCACCTCCTGA
- the amcA gene encoding multiple cyclophane-containing RiPP AmcA translates to MTVYLSRNAAMTAANGADGQERRSRRTAIGRACAPTVDPPLLTHAWRLIFERSTRKEA, encoded by the coding sequence ATGACCGTCTACCTCTCCCGCAACGCCGCCATGACGGCTGCCAACGGCGCCGACGGACAGGAACGCAGGAGCCGCCGGACCGCGATCGGTCGGGCATGCGCTCCGACGGTCGACCCTCCCCTGCTCACCCACGCCTGGCGGCTGATCTTCGAACGCAGCACACGAAAGGAGGCGTGA